ACTGACGTTGGTGTAATTGTAATTCTGGGGGCCACGGGAAGTGTCGGCACCGCTCTCGCCAGTCACCTTGCCGCCCAGGGGACGAAATTGCTCCTTGGAGGCCGAGATCGAGACGCTATCGACCGTCTGGGAGAGCAATTCGACTGCCGCACCAGCAATGTCGAAGCGAGCGATGGCGAGAGCATTACAGCCGCCATCGAATTGGCGAAGAAGGAACATGGTCGGGTTGATGGCGTAGTCAACTGCATTGGTTCTGTGCTACTGAAGCCTGCTCACACCACCAGTGACGAGGAATGGAACGACGTCCTGACGACAAATCTCTTCAGCTCGTTCGCCGCGGTCCGAGCCGCTGCAAAAGCGATGCGTAGCGAAGGTGGCTCGATCGCCCTTGTTTCTTCTGCCGCTGCCCAGATTGGATTACCGAATCATGAAGCGATCGCAGCAGCGAAGGCGGGAATCGCGGGACTAGTCCGTTCGGCTGCTGCCACTTATGGCAATCGCGGTATACGAGTGAACGCCGTCTCACCCGGCCTGGTGAAATCGGAGATGACACGTAAACTTTGGGAGAGTGAAGCCACCGCCAAGCACAGTGAAGGAATGCACGCTTTAGGTCGGTTGGGCGAGCCTGAAGATATCGCTTCCGCGTTGGCGTGGCTTGTTGATCCAAAGAACAGTTGGGTCACCGGACAAGTTCTTGGAGTTGATGGCGGTTTGGGAAGTTTGATCCCGCGATAGTCCCAAATTCGAATATGAGTCAATCCTGAATTTGGCCACGGATTGCACGGATGACACGGATCGACCTCATGATTACTCGAGCAAGGATCACACTGCTAAAACGCGCGATGGCTACTATTTCTCAAACTCTATCTTGGGTTTCTTAATTACCCTCGTTGCCTTCTGTGATTTATCCGTGTCATCCGTGCAATCCGTGGCCAAAACCTACCGCAACAATCTTGAAACGGCATGACTGAAGAAACCGGCCAGCCCTGGATGCGATGGACTCTCTATCTCGCTGGAGCCTACAATCTAGCGTGGGGAGCTTGGGCGATCTTCATGCCGGAGTCCATCTTTCGCTGGGCAGGTTTCGATCCGTTGCCGAACTATCTGGAACTTTGGCAATGCATTGGAATGATTGTCGGCGTTTACGGAATCGGCTACGCAATCGCCGGGCTTAGGCCCTATCGCCATTGGCCGATTGTCCTCGTCGGACTCTTGGGCAAGATTTTTGGTCCGATCGGTTTCATTGGGGCTGTGAGCAGTGGTCGTTTTCCCGCCACGATGGGCTGGACGATCCTCACGAATGATCTCATTTGGTGGGTGCCCTTCACAGTGATTCTGTGGCGTGCCTACCAGTTCCACTGCCGAGCAGAGGCAGTTGATAGGACGACTGAATGATCCGATTCCTGGTGCTTACGCAGCTAGCCTCGACCTGGGCGATG
The Lacipirellulaceae bacterium genome window above contains:
- a CDS encoding SDR family oxidoreductase → MPEQTTDVGVIVILGATGSVGTALASHLAAQGTKLLLGGRDRDAIDRLGEQFDCRTSNVEASDGESITAAIELAKKEHGRVDGVVNCIGSVLLKPAHTTSDEEWNDVLTTNLFSSFAAVRAAAKAMRSEGGSIALVSSAAAQIGLPNHEAIAAAKAGIAGLVRSAAATYGNRGIRVNAVSPGLVKSEMTRKLWESEATAKHSEGMHALGRLGEPEDIASALAWLVDPKNSWVTGQVLGVDGGLGSLIPR